One Rhodohalobacter sp. SW132 DNA segment encodes these proteins:
- a CDS encoding RagB/SusD family nutrient uptake outer membrane protein → MKRQLRYFAVVSVLLMMFASSCSDNFLTETVEDQYSTDITDRESLRAGLILMYEATSNFYSKADQQGWPALWNVGTDVAWPIQAQGVEIPFYRYDNLTSDNYAASWMWNWEYDIIENANNVINNIENNGMAIEGMTEQLLAEYNAEARFFRAKAYEELATLFGGVPIVTEPITEPKFDFVRADLAEVNALIEEDLLFAVENLPDLGQTEHEQRVSNAAASQLLAKSYLRTGKYEEAEAQADRVINNPNISLVDTRYGVKVDQPGDPFSDMFWKGNMRRSQGNTEAIWVLEMENPSDVRGGSTGAPQQRRVWQGSYHSRNGLIPAEDLGGRGIARLRLNNWVLYDLYDDDDMRNSEHNILRRHTYNDPNHELFGEPVPYEGPDTLFILTPYTMKWKHFDPRDTFGWGMWKDFILMRLGETYLLKAEAQLMQNNPGGAAATINILRDRANAPTVSAGDIDLDFILDERARELLAEENRRMELMRTKTLVDRVHLNYGAPEGSRVEGIRDENLLFPIPVSEIRLNRDGDMPQNPGYSN, encoded by the coding sequence ATGAAACGCCAATTAAGATATTTTGCAGTAGTTTCAGTTTTACTGATGATGTTCGCCTCTTCTTGCAGCGATAATTTTTTAACTGAAACGGTTGAAGACCAGTACTCCACCGATATAACCGATAGAGAAAGCCTAAGGGCAGGCCTCATACTGATGTATGAAGCAACCAGTAATTTTTACTCTAAAGCAGACCAGCAGGGATGGCCCGCCTTGTGGAATGTAGGAACCGACGTTGCCTGGCCCATACAGGCGCAAGGTGTTGAGATTCCTTTTTACAGATATGACAATCTCACATCGGATAATTATGCCGCTTCGTGGATGTGGAATTGGGAATATGACATCATAGAAAATGCCAATAATGTCATCAACAATATCGAAAATAATGGTATGGCTATCGAAGGGATGACAGAACAACTTCTGGCTGAATATAATGCGGAAGCTCGTTTCTTCAGGGCAAAAGCCTATGAAGAATTGGCCACTCTCTTTGGCGGGGTGCCGATTGTTACCGAACCCATTACCGAGCCTAAGTTTGATTTTGTTAGGGCTGATTTGGCAGAAGTAAATGCCCTGATAGAAGAAGATTTGCTATTTGCCGTTGAAAATTTACCTGATTTAGGTCAAACCGAACATGAGCAGAGAGTTAGCAATGCAGCTGCTAGCCAGTTGTTGGCCAAATCATACCTTCGAACAGGTAAATATGAAGAAGCTGAAGCACAAGCAGATCGGGTTATTAATAACCCAAATATCTCGTTAGTTGACACAAGATATGGAGTGAAAGTTGATCAGCCTGGCGACCCATTTTCTGACATGTTCTGGAAAGGTAATATGCGCCGTTCGCAAGGCAATACAGAGGCAATCTGGGTTCTGGAGATGGAAAACCCATCTGATGTTCGGGGAGGAAGTACTGGTGCTCCGCAGCAACGAAGAGTTTGGCAAGGATCCTATCATAGCCGCAATGGCTTGATTCCTGCCGAAGATTTGGGAGGGCGTGGTATTGCAAGATTACGTCTGAATAACTGGGTATTGTATGACCTTTATGATGATGATGACATGCGGAACTCAGAACACAACATCCTGAGACGGCATACATATAACGATCCAAATCATGAACTGTTCGGCGAACCTGTGCCATATGAAGGGCCCGACACTTTGTTTATCCTAACGCCTTATACCATGAAATGGAAACATTTCGACCCACGCGATACATTTGGCTGGGGTATGTGGAAGGATTTCATATTGATGCGCCTGGGAGAAACATACCTGCTTAAAGCTGAAGCGCAGTTGATGCAAAATAACCCCGGTGGTGCAGCTGCCACTATCAATATATTGAGAGACAGAGCAAATGCACCTACGGTTTCAGCCGGTGATATCGATCTGGATTTTATCCTTGATGAACGCGCAAGAGAATTACTTGCCGAAGAAAATCGCCGCATGGAATTAATGAGAACCAAGACATTAGTAGATCGGGTACATCTCAATTATGGAGCACCTGAAGGTTCGCGTGTTGAAGGTATCAGAGATGAAAACCTCTTATTTCCAATCCCGGTATCTGAAATCCGGCTCAATAGAGACGGTGATATGCCCCAAAATCCAGGGTATTCTAATTAG
- a CDS encoding TIGR04282 family arsenosugar biosynthesis glycosyltransferase — translation MHSKLLLIFVKNPVAGEVKTRLARDVGSLNALQIYKQLLRYTREVASAADADRQVWYSSKIDRRDAWSEEQFLKKLQKGDNLGERMSEAFRQGFEQGYQKIVIIGSDCAELTAGHLERAYQALENRDAAIGPSEDGGYYLLGLTSFEPGLFRGVDWSTSHVFQQTLEKFEAFKMSYDVLETLNDIDTVDDLKRSSLGIQ, via the coding sequence ATGCACTCAAAGCTCCTGCTTATTTTTGTGAAAAACCCGGTTGCCGGTGAAGTAAAAACACGCCTCGCCCGGGATGTGGGCAGTCTGAATGCCCTGCAGATCTACAAACAACTCCTGCGCTATACCCGGGAAGTTGCATCTGCTGCTGATGCCGACAGGCAGGTGTGGTACAGTTCAAAAATTGACCGCCGGGATGCATGGAGCGAAGAGCAATTTCTGAAAAAATTACAGAAGGGCGACAATCTTGGGGAACGAATGTCGGAAGCATTTCGCCAGGGGTTTGAACAGGGATACCAAAAAATTGTAATTATTGGCAGTGATTGCGCGGAGCTCACGGCCGGACATCTTGAAAGGGCATATCAGGCGCTTGAAAACCGCGATGCGGCTATCGGGCCATCCGAAGATGGGGGATATTATCTGCTGGGGCTCACATCATTTGAACCCGGTCTCTTTCGCGGAGTGGATTGGAGCACGAGTCATGTATTTCAGCAGACGCTGGAGAAGTTTGAAGCATTCAAAATGTCCTATGATGTGCTGGAAACTTTGAATGATATCGATACGGTGGATGATCTGAAAAGAAGTTCACTCGGGATTCAATGA
- a CDS encoding TIGR04283 family arsenosugar biosynthesis glycosyltransferase → MDQMKISVVIPVLNEEEMIGGLIRELRVRSSTPLHEIIVVDGGSSDLTVKTAAAAGAKVIGSPVRGRAAQMNAGARAASGDILYFLHADTLPPARYDQLIRHALSVRSKAGCFRLRFTGNHPALRFYSWFTRFKSTLFRFGDQSLFIERPLFEKIGGFDEGLIVMEDQEIVRRIRQKTDFKIIKEPVTTSSRKYEQEGVYRLQFIFMIVFTLYYFGARQETLLHLYKTLMKRVL, encoded by the coding sequence ATGGACCAGATGAAGATTTCGGTTGTTATTCCCGTATTAAATGAAGAGGAAATGATTGGCGGGTTGATTCGTGAACTCCGGGTTCGGTCATCAACCCCTCTTCACGAAATTATTGTTGTGGATGGCGGCAGCAGTGACTTGACAGTAAAGACAGCCGCGGCTGCAGGTGCCAAGGTGATCGGTTCGCCGGTCCGTGGTCGCGCTGCACAAATGAATGCAGGAGCCCGTGCCGCAAGCGGCGACATTCTTTATTTCCTTCACGCCGATACCTTGCCCCCGGCCCGATACGACCAGCTTATCCGTCACGCTCTTTCGGTACGTTCAAAAGCGGGCTGTTTCCGCCTCCGGTTTACCGGGAACCATCCGGCGCTGAGGTTCTATTCCTGGTTCACCCGGTTTAAAAGTACGTTATTCCGTTTTGGGGATCAGTCGTTATTTATTGAACGGCCGCTCTTTGAGAAAATTGGCGGGTTTGATGAGGGCCTCATCGTTATGGAGGATCAGGAGATTGTGAGGCGGATCAGACAGAAAACCGATTTTAAAATTATTAAAGAGCCGGTCACCACATCCTCCCGAAAATATGAACAGGAAGGTGTGTACAGATTGCAGTTTATCTTCATGATTGTCTTTACGTTATACTACTTTGGAGCACGGCAGGAAACTCTTCTTCATCTCTACAAGACACTTATGAAACGGGTTCTGTAG
- a CDS encoding chitobiase/beta-hexosaminidase C-terminal domain-containing protein, protein MKQLYKFGIVLIMLSFAAADLLYAQQEVMVRDLHEYSFDLQSQADLPDHPLVGEEVTFDAVIISHPKNSGLASITDAGVPGRIHVFVTDVNAVAEGEEGMSIQIVVAGAQRETLEGLFRGDVISVTGELTFFGNVSQFNATDVELIGSVSDSEFEDLSGLVEPVVLSLTELNELSEQEGAHRWRADNYSNYINRYVKFEGLEVIDRIIDDTGRPWFILTDGNTIITSNDTSLRFRNDRGVGYAYDPESGEGLGYNYRRLADDLDGPFVPPAPGSIVDISGFVVVNTFDPGNFDESAAQSTFKIAPWDDGVIWQNDGDDPNDRLTPQDWPNDFVVLGFAPILQDFTVSPDQAFSDTEVTVSLDVLLPEDDYTLESVEIEYMSYSYTEDEGEMVTASMDAAGGDTYTFTFDEQSEFSTVDFQITATVSTPEGVSTSATESGSFFVESGTQTSPVVFQPGGGTYINQVTVELSSATEDATIYYTLDGSEPDDESSVYSTPLQITDLTTVRAYAVSDDLTDSPENSRTYEVNLVVTEVANLFDLRNSPRDGTTYMYTGEAVVVYARSSRNQKYLMDDSGGILIDDPNGVITSSYGIGDVMSGLAGTLGAFNGIVQYAPVQNPGDSEETRDVMPLELDLHEVDLSQHESMLVQIDGVTFLDAGDTFSGGSDYDIIGGNITAEDAVNFRTNFGEANYIGQEIPDGEVTLTAIVSGFNGALQLIARSDADFGGAVSNELDVNPYEFALDQNYPNPFNPSTKINYSLAERADVQLVVYDILGRRVASLVNSVQSPGTYTVDFDMSRFASGTYIYRLEAGDFVSVRKMMLIK, encoded by the coding sequence ATGAAACAACTTTACAAATTTGGTATCGTGCTCATTATGCTCTCGTTTGCGGCGGCAGATCTTCTGTATGCACAGCAAGAGGTAATGGTGCGTGATTTACATGAATACAGTTTCGACCTGCAGAGCCAGGCTGACCTGCCCGACCATCCACTGGTTGGGGAAGAAGTAACATTTGACGCGGTGATTATATCCCACCCAAAAAACTCGGGTCTTGCATCCATTACAGATGCAGGTGTTCCGGGACGAATTCACGTATTCGTAACCGATGTAAATGCAGTTGCAGAGGGGGAAGAGGGAATGTCCATACAAATTGTAGTTGCAGGAGCGCAGCGTGAAACTTTGGAAGGACTTTTCAGGGGAGATGTAATCTCTGTGACCGGTGAATTAACATTTTTTGGAAATGTATCACAGTTTAACGCTACTGATGTTGAACTGATCGGGAGCGTAAGCGATTCAGAATTTGAAGATCTATCCGGTCTGGTAGAGCCTGTTGTTTTGAGTTTAACAGAGCTGAATGAACTTTCAGAACAGGAAGGCGCACATCGATGGAGAGCTGATAATTATTCAAATTATATCAATCGATACGTGAAGTTTGAAGGACTTGAAGTGATCGATCGGATCATTGATGATACCGGAAGGCCATGGTTCATTCTTACAGATGGAAACACAATCATTACGTCAAATGATACATCTTTGCGATTCCGTAATGACCGTGGAGTTGGATATGCTTACGACCCGGAATCAGGTGAAGGTTTAGGGTATAATTACAGAAGGCTTGCCGATGATTTAGACGGTCCTTTTGTACCACCAGCACCGGGTTCCATAGTTGATATTTCGGGCTTTGTTGTTGTAAACACTTTTGATCCAGGTAATTTTGATGAGTCGGCAGCCCAATCGACATTCAAAATTGCACCATGGGATGATGGTGTTATTTGGCAAAATGATGGTGATGATCCAAATGATCGATTGACTCCGCAAGATTGGCCAAACGACTTTGTAGTTCTTGGGTTTGCTCCCATTCTCCAGGATTTTACAGTTTCTCCGGATCAGGCTTTCAGCGATACCGAAGTAACAGTAAGTCTGGATGTGCTGCTTCCTGAGGATGATTACACGCTCGAAAGTGTTGAGATAGAGTACATGTCTTACAGCTACACCGAGGATGAGGGGGAGATGGTAACCGCATCCATGGATGCCGCTGGCGGAGATACCTATACGTTCACATTTGATGAGCAGTCGGAATTTTCGACAGTTGATTTCCAAATTACGGCAACAGTTTCCACGCCAGAAGGTGTGTCTACTTCAGCGACTGAATCGGGTTCTTTCTTCGTAGAGAGCGGAACACAGACTTCTCCTGTTGTATTTCAACCGGGTGGCGGAACGTACATCAATCAGGTTACTGTAGAACTGTCTTCAGCTACTGAAGATGCGACAATCTATTACACTCTCGACGGCAGCGAGCCGGATGATGAATCATCTGTTTACTCCACTCCCCTTCAGATTACAGATCTCACAACCGTACGCGCATATGCTGTATCTGATGATCTGACTGACAGCCCTGAAAACTCTCGAACCTACGAAGTTAATTTGGTTGTTACTGAAGTTGCAAACCTATTCGATCTGCGTAATAGCCCGCGGGATGGCACTACATATATGTACACCGGTGAGGCTGTAGTGGTTTATGCCAGAAGCAGCCGGAACCAAAAGTACCTCATGGATGACAGCGGCGGTATCCTTATTGATGACCCCAATGGTGTGATTACATCATCTTATGGTATTGGTGATGTAATGAGCGGCCTGGCTGGTACCTTAGGTGCTTTTAACGGTATTGTCCAGTATGCTCCTGTACAAAACCCGGGTGATTCTGAAGAAACACGGGATGTGATGCCTCTAGAGCTTGATCTGCATGAAGTAGACCTGAGCCAGCACGAATCTATGCTGGTACAAATTGACGGCGTTACCTTCCTCGATGCAGGGGATACGTTCTCGGGTGGCTCTGACTATGATATCATCGGCGGAAATATTACAGCTGAAGACGCGGTTAACTTCCGAACCAATTTTGGCGAGGCGAATTATATCGGCCAGGAAATTCCTGATGGAGAAGTAACCCTCACAGCAATTGTAAGCGGGTTCAATGGAGCGCTTCAGTTGATCGCCCGGTCAGATGCGGACTTTGGCGGCGCTGTATCAAACGAACTGGATGTAAATCCATATGAATTTGCACTGGATCAAAACTATCCAAACCCCTTCAACCCGTCTACAAAAATCAATTATTCACTCGCAGAACGTGCTGATGTTCAGCTTGTAGTGTATGATATTCTTGGACGACGCGTAGCGAGCCTGGTTAATTCAGTACAGTCACCGGGCACCTACACAGTTGATTTTGACATGAGCCGATTTGCCAGCGGTACATATATTTACCGACTGGAAGCCGGTGATTTCGTATCCGTACGGAAGATGATGCTTATTAAATAA
- a CDS encoding TonB-dependent receptor, whose translation MRQTLLLFSLLFIFGSAGYAQSGTIAGTVIDRDTGEPLFGVNILVRGTNFGAVTNFDGEYQIRNIRPGEYNLEFRYVGYERTLVTEIRVEEGEETELNVELGQQAISADDEVIVVGERPIFDVEQSSTGSTFSREQIAAAPISRVEEVVGMTAGVVRDPTGLYIRGGRANETGYIVDGVSAQDPLAGTGFGLDLGSNAFSSVDVTTGGMDVEHGNATSGVVSVQTQDGGDDYAGNFSHMRDNFGSMTDNPANFFTDTFEFNLGGPEPITSDLLPALGLNIPGNLYFFMTGQASMTNEFMRRTADQVQTSMIDNDFWSPRQDNRWNGMFKLTYRMRPGMRLEGAYQRSLTINQNTRMLQIVGDDVQIRPGHQFFFQNNLDNANTYAHDSKLAYLKWTHALSSNTLYDVQVSRLFTRLRADANGRNWRPDAVDGEFDARSIVVYPIEPFPAGDNFSYVLPGPGFANNGGIATLWHDHYAEEYTVRTNLTRYLLDETHRLRFGAEFKFMEYQWIDITRPWVGAPIQIDEDTFSETNRLGASSDIWNVSPSRGAFYVSDRIRYLGLIANVGMRLEYWFPGSYVDNFVDDPLSPIPNSIREDYKNDTYNFFGNRFKMRLLPRINVSFPVRENMVMYFNYSHKSKLPHPSYVYAGLDPFYQDRSFLSDLGNPNLDPEVDISYEIGFRYQLTSNDALNITAFWSDKYDFITAERIIVRDATGRDTERSFRVNGDFARVRGLEASYLKRYSHFLSGSINATYSRAEGLSSTSNDALSDLISGGQDIGNNVETPLAWDRPIDIKSSLIFRWDRPNNPLFGLSPLNQMQLYLSGSYRSGIRYTPMEFRGNQRNPVTGAEDWRPIYERSDDPSERFSAVGEPWIMFDMNFLKWFEVGNTRITAKLEITNLLNNSNAAIINPVTGQAYRTDYPSSQEDLIALRNDRSFDVPANVRDPRYVDPRDNNSPAYLNPANFLEQRHVMFGLEINF comes from the coding sequence ATGCGACAAACGCTACTATTATTTTCTCTACTCTTTATTTTTGGATCAGCCGGCTATGCACAATCCGGAACCATTGCCGGTACGGTTATAGACCGTGACACCGGCGAACCACTGTTTGGAGTGAATATCCTTGTGAGGGGCACCAACTTTGGTGCCGTAACCAATTTCGACGGTGAATACCAGATCCGCAACATCCGCCCCGGCGAATACAACCTGGAATTCAGGTATGTAGGCTACGAGCGCACGCTGGTAACCGAAATTCGTGTGGAGGAGGGAGAAGAGACTGAATTAAACGTGGAGCTGGGCCAGCAGGCAATCTCCGCAGATGATGAAGTGATTGTTGTGGGGGAACGTCCCATTTTTGATGTTGAACAATCCTCAACCGGATCAACTTTCAGCAGGGAGCAGATCGCAGCGGCACCGATATCCCGTGTTGAAGAAGTGGTTGGGATGACAGCCGGAGTGGTTCGTGACCCAACCGGACTTTACATTCGCGGCGGCCGTGCAAATGAAACCGGCTATATTGTGGATGGAGTATCCGCCCAGGATCCGCTCGCAGGAACAGGGTTCGGACTCGATCTTGGATCTAACGCTTTCTCCAGTGTGGACGTTACCACCGGCGGTATGGATGTAGAACACGGTAATGCAACATCAGGTGTTGTGAGCGTGCAGACGCAGGATGGCGGAGATGATTACGCCGGAAATTTCTCCCATATGCGGGATAATTTCGGCAGCATGACCGACAACCCGGCAAACTTTTTTACCGATACTTTCGAATTCAATCTGGGCGGTCCCGAGCCGATCACATCGGATCTTTTACCGGCTCTCGGGCTTAATATTCCCGGGAACCTCTACTTTTTCATGACCGGTCAGGCGAGCATGACCAACGAGTTTATGCGCCGAACAGCCGACCAGGTGCAAACATCAATGATCGATAACGATTTTTGGTCGCCCCGGCAGGATAACCGCTGGAATGGCATGTTTAAGCTTACCTACCGGATGCGGCCCGGGATGAGACTTGAAGGAGCATATCAGCGATCACTCACAATCAACCAGAATACCCGAATGCTGCAGATTGTCGGGGATGATGTGCAGATTCGTCCGGGTCACCAGTTCTTTTTTCAGAACAACCTGGATAATGCCAATACGTATGCGCACGACAGTAAACTGGCTTATCTGAAATGGACGCACGCCTTATCATCGAATACATTATATGATGTTCAGGTCAGCCGGCTTTTCACACGCTTACGTGCTGATGCCAATGGGCGGAACTGGCGGCCGGACGCCGTGGATGGTGAGTTTGATGCCAGAAGCATTGTAGTATATCCTATTGAACCGTTTCCAGCAGGTGATAATTTTTCATACGTATTGCCCGGTCCCGGTTTTGCAAACAATGGCGGAATTGCCACACTCTGGCACGATCACTATGCTGAGGAGTACACCGTACGAACCAACCTCACCCGCTATTTATTGGATGAAACGCATCGGCTGCGTTTCGGAGCCGAATTCAAATTTATGGAGTACCAGTGGATCGATATCACCCGGCCGTGGGTAGGCGCCCCGATCCAGATCGACGAAGATACGTTCTCTGAAACCAACCGGCTCGGAGCCTCATCCGATATCTGGAATGTGAGTCCGTCGCGCGGTGCATTTTATGTGAGTGACCGAATTCGTTATCTCGGGCTGATCGCCAACGTTGGAATGCGCCTGGAGTACTGGTTCCCCGGCTCTTATGTCGACAATTTTGTGGATGATCCGCTCTCCCCGATTCCAAATTCGATTCGTGAGGATTATAAAAACGATACATATAATTTCTTCGGCAATCGGTTTAAAATGAGGCTTTTGCCGAGAATTAACGTCTCGTTTCCTGTGCGGGAAAATATGGTGATGTATTTCAACTATTCACACAAATCAAAGCTTCCTCACCCGAGTTACGTCTATGCCGGGCTTGATCCGTTTTACCAGGATCGATCATTCCTGTCGGATCTTGGAAACCCGAATCTCGATCCCGAAGTGGATATTTCGTATGAAATCGGGTTCAGATATCAGCTAACCTCCAATGACGCTCTGAACATCACGGCATTCTGGAGTGACAAATATGATTTTATCACCGCCGAGCGAATTATCGTAAGAGATGCCACCGGCCGGGATACGGAGCGATCCTTCCGGGTGAACGGAGATTTTGCCAGGGTTCGTGGTCTTGAAGCCTCATATCTGAAACGATACAGCCATTTTCTGTCTGGCTCGATTAACGCAACGTACTCAAGAGCAGAAGGATTGAGCTCTACTTCAAATGATGCGCTTTCCGATCTGATATCCGGCGGACAGGATATCGGCAATAATGTGGAAACTCCGCTCGCATGGGATCGCCCGATAGACATTAAAAGCAGCCTGATTTTCCGATGGGACCGTCCGAACAACCCGCTCTTTGGGTTGAGTCCGCTTAACCAGATGCAGCTCTATCTCTCAGGTTCTTATCGCAGCGGAATCCGGTATACGCCGATGGAATTCAGGGGGAATCAGCGAAACCCGGTAACGGGAGCTGAAGACTGGAGGCCGATTTATGAGCGCTCCGATGATCCGAGCGAAAGATTTTCTGCAGTAGGCGAACCGTGGATTATGTTTGATATGAATTTCCTGAAATGGTTTGAGGTGGGCAATACGCGGATAACTGCCAAGCTTGAAATCACCAACCTGTTGAACAACAGCAATGCTGCAATTATCAACCCGGTAACCGGGCAGGCGTATCGAACCGATTACCCCAGCAGCCAGGAAGATTTGATTGCGCTGAGAAACGACAGAAGCTTCGATGTTCCGGCCAACGTACGCGATCCGAGATACGTGGATCCGCGCGACAATAACAGCCCGGCTTATCTGAACCCGGCAAATTTCCTGGAACAGCGCCACGTAATGTTCGGCCTTGAAATAAACTTTTGA
- a CDS encoding PorV/PorQ family protein has protein sequence MFKKIVPFALVALFFGAEFAGAQSILPTLGDSRSGTSGFQFLKINVDARSSAMGSSNVADAEDASSLYLNPALASRMENSQFYLSHTEYFADISLNYASYVHKFNSVAIGGSLMFLDSGEMDETTEFNPFGTGRTFRTIHMAGALTFSQRLTNYFSYGASVKYLDERIEEIQTQTFVVDIGFFYQVAETGLRFAIGFNNFGFDASPTGETTRPTLDGPVTETNFEDISPPTMFMIGAAYDAYESENFNVLVTGQVTNPSDNAERFSLGSELGFIDKFFVRAGYEFGVEEALYPSGGIGIKVPLLNRDFAVDYGFSTRDRLGSLHRFALKFNI, from the coding sequence ATGTTTAAAAAAATTGTCCCATTTGCGTTGGTGGCTCTCTTTTTCGGAGCTGAATTTGCAGGTGCCCAAAGTATATTGCCCACTTTGGGTGATTCGCGTTCGGGCACATCAGGGTTTCAGTTTCTGAAAATTAACGTCGATGCCCGCTCTTCCGCTATGGGATCATCAAATGTGGCTGATGCAGAAGATGCATCGTCACTGTACCTGAACCCGGCGCTTGCATCACGTATGGAGAACAGCCAGTTCTACCTGAGTCACACCGAATATTTTGCAGATATATCGCTGAACTACGCCAGTTATGTGCACAAATTTAATTCTGTGGCGATCGGCGGATCACTAATGTTTCTCGACTCCGGAGAGATGGATGAAACAACGGAATTTAATCCCTTCGGAACCGGACGGACATTTCGGACCATTCACATGGCGGGCGCTCTTACGTTCTCACAGAGACTTACCAATTATTTCAGCTACGGAGCTTCCGTTAAATACCTGGATGAGCGAATTGAAGAGATACAGACGCAAACCTTCGTTGTGGATATTGGCTTCTTCTACCAGGTAGCCGAAACCGGCCTCCGTTTTGCAATCGGCTTTAACAATTTTGGGTTTGATGCATCACCAACAGGTGAAACCACCCGGCCGACACTGGATGGGCCGGTAACAGAAACGAATTTTGAAGATATCTCACCTCCCACCATGTTTATGATCGGCGCGGCTTACGATGCTTATGAGTCAGAAAACTTTAACGTGCTGGTTACCGGTCAGGTGACCAATCCTTCAGATAACGCCGAGCGCTTCAGCCTGGGTTCGGAATTGGGTTTTATCGACAAATTTTTTGTGAGAGCGGGATATGAGTTTGGCGTGGAAGAGGCGCTCTACCCCAGTGGCGGTATCGGTATTAAAGTACCGCTTTTAAATCGCGATTTTGCCGTAGACTATGGCTTCAGCACTCGTGACAGACTTGGCAGCCTTCACCGTTTTGCACTGAAATTTAATATTTAG
- the nadB gene encoding L-aspartate oxidase, protein MLKTDFLVIGSGIAGLSFAVKAALAFPEQSLTIVTKDSLIESNTRYAQGGIAVVTDFLNDDFEKHTQDTLVAGDGLCDEEIVKIVVEEGPDRLREIVDMGVQFDKNPDGEYRLGVEGAHSAKRILHHQDMTGYEIQSSLVKKIRSLDNVQILEHHFAVDLITQHHFGEKVTRSRKDTRCFGAYIMDLKSNRVEKVSAGATVLASGGAGQVYDLTTNPPVATGDGVAMAYRAKAEVQQMQFIQFHPTALYGSKGARAFLISEAVRGFGAILKTADEKPFMKKYDERGSLASRDIVARAIDTEMKARGKEHVYLDCRDLDIEAFKTHFPTIYETCLEYGIDVARDMIPVAPAAHYMCGGVKADEWGRSSIDRLYCCGEVAQTGLHGANRLASNSLLEALVFADRCFRDLQKKSGELEVRDAIPDWKTEGTTEPKEWVLINHNRKEVKRLMNNYIGIVRSDERLRRAEKRLRVIHEETEQLYKTTTLSPQLGELRNMINVSWLIIRQSKEQKENRGTFYNIDLA, encoded by the coding sequence TTGCTGAAAACTGATTTTCTTGTCATCGGTTCCGGTATCGCCGGTCTTAGTTTTGCTGTAAAAGCAGCACTCGCTTTTCCCGAACAATCCCTGACGATCGTAACAAAAGATTCGCTGATCGAAAGCAACACCCGGTATGCCCAGGGCGGTATTGCAGTAGTTACCGACTTTCTGAACGACGATTTTGAAAAACATACACAGGATACCCTGGTTGCAGGCGATGGTCTGTGTGATGAAGAGATTGTAAAAATCGTGGTGGAAGAGGGCCCCGATCGTCTTCGGGAAATTGTGGATATGGGTGTTCAGTTTGATAAAAACCCTGATGGAGAGTATCGGCTTGGTGTGGAAGGTGCCCACTCGGCTAAACGGATTTTACACCACCAGGATATGACCGGTTACGAAATTCAGAGTTCGCTGGTAAAAAAAATCCGGTCGCTGGATAATGTTCAGATTCTTGAACACCATTTTGCCGTTGACCTGATCACCCAGCACCATTTTGGTGAAAAAGTTACGCGCAGCCGGAAAGATACCCGCTGTTTTGGTGCGTACATCATGGATTTGAAAAGCAACCGGGTGGAAAAAGTTTCGGCCGGGGCAACTGTGCTGGCATCCGGCGGGGCAGGACAGGTGTATGATCTGACAACAAACCCGCCTGTTGCCACCGGCGACGGCGTGGCGATGGCCTATCGCGCCAAAGCGGAAGTCCAGCAGATGCAGTTTATACAGTTTCACCCTACAGCACTGTACGGCAGTAAGGGTGCGCGGGCTTTTTTGATTTCCGAGGCTGTTCGGGGGTTTGGAGCTATTTTAAAAACAGCAGACGAAAAACCGTTCATGAAAAAATATGATGAGCGGGGATCCCTCGCCTCCCGCGATATCGTAGCGCGTGCGATCGATACCGAGATGAAAGCCCGCGGAAAAGAGCACGTGTACCTCGATTGCCGCGATCTGGATATCGAGGCGTTTAAAACTCACTTTCCTACCATCTATGAAACTTGCCTGGAGTACGGTATTGATGTAGCCAGAGATATGATCCCGGTAGCCCCGGCGGCGCACTATATGTGCGGAGGCGTGAAAGCGGATGAGTGGGGGAGAAGTTCTATTGATCGTCTCTATTGCTGCGGCGAAGTAGCACAAACCGGTCTTCACGGGGCAAACCGCCTCGCTTCAAATTCACTCCTGGAAGCCCTGGTATTTGCCGATCGATGTTTTCGAGATCTTCAGAAAAAGTCTGGCGAACTTGAGGTCAGAGATGCCATTCCTGACTGGAAGACAGAGGGAACAACCGAACCAAAAGAGTGGGTGCTGATTAATCACAACCGGAAGGAAGTGAAGCGTCTGATGAACAATTATATTGGGATTGTGCGGTCTGATGAACGTCTGCGCCGTGCCGAAAAGCGCCTGAGAGTGATTCACGAAGAGACCGAGCAGCTCTATAAAACCACAACCCTTTCTCCGCAGCTCGGCGAACTCCGAAATATGATCAACGTATCCTGGCTGATCATCCGCCAGTCGAAGGAGCAGAAAGAAAACCGGGGCACGTTTTATAATATCGATTTGGCCTAA